The following proteins are encoded in a genomic region of Chloroflexota bacterium:
- a CDS encoding HEPN domain-containing protein — MNRSDLQRLAEERLDAAKALFQSARYSGAYYLAGYAVECGLKACIARQIRQYEYPPSATYSRDLFTHSIRDLVRLAGLSDVLAARMRHSPQFSVNWEDTLKWSEQSRYESWTMQEAWQLLAAVDAVPDGVLEWTRQHW; from the coding sequence GTGAACCGGTCTGATCTCCAACGGTTGGCAGAGGAGCGCCTGGACGCTGCGAAGGCCCTCTTCCAGAGTGCTCGCTACTCTGGGGCATACTACCTGGCAGGCTATGCCGTCGAGTGCGGTCTCAAAGCGTGCATTGCGCGGCAGATCCGGCAGTACGAGTACCCGCCGAGCGCCACCTACTCGCGTGACCTTTTCACCCATAGCATTCGAGACCTTGTGAGACTCGCCGGCCTGAGCGATGTCCTGGCAGCACGGATGCGGCATTCGCCGCAGTTCAGCGTGAACTGGGAAGATACCCTCAAATGGTCCGAGCAGAGCCGGTACGAGAGCTGGACCATGCAGGAAGCGTGGCAACTTCTTGCTGCCGTTGACGCCGTTCCCGATGGAGTGTTGGAATGGACAAGACAACACTGGTAG